In a single window of the Orbaceae bacterium lpD04 genome:
- the rpsJ gene encoding 30S ribosomal protein S10 gives MQNQRIRIRLKAFDHRLIDQSTAEIVETAKRTGAQVRGPIPLPTRKERFTVLISPHVNKDARDQYEIRTHKRLVDIVEPTEKTVDALMRLDLAAGVDVQISLG, from the coding sequence ATGCAGAACCAAAGAATCCGAATCCGTCTAAAAGCATTTGATCATCGTTTGATCGATCAATCTACTGCGGAAATCGTTGAAACTGCGAAGCGCACTGGTGCGCAAGTTCGTGGTCCTATTCCATTACCGACGCGCAAAGAGCGTTTCACCGTATTAATTTCACCACACGTTAATAAAGACGCGCGTGATCAGTACGAGATTCGCACTCATAAACGTCTAGTTGATATCGTTGAACCAACTGAAAAAACAGTTGATGCATTGATGCGTCTAGATCTTGCTGCCGGTGTTGACGTGCAGATCAGTTTAGGTTAG